From the genome of Kaistella daneshvariae, one region includes:
- the lon gene encoding endopeptidase La, protein MTDFEEMKFDEILEDGFSIVTEEINIADIVTTAEEENQQVFPILPVRNMVMFPKVIIPITAGREMSIKLLEEAQKNNQLIGILSQNNSGIENPETSDLYEIGTLAKIIKIIKLPEGNITAITRGFQRFKVKKFTAKKPYFLAEIEKLKDVPTKKKEEYEALLENIKALALKIIELDPNIPNAANFAISNITDNEDLLNFICCNANFLANQKQKLLQEKSLLIRAEKCYTLMHDEFRKLELRSQIHQKTSKDLDKQQREYFLNQQIRTIQEELGGGPESDVEELLDKAKKIKWNEEVEDHFKKETNRLQRQNPNSPDYNVQRNYLDFFTDLPWNNYSKDIFDIVKAEKVLDKAHYGLEDIKKRILEHMAVLKLKNNMKSPILCLIGPPGVGKTSLGKSVADALGRKYVRLSLGGLHDESEIRGHRKTYIGAMAGRILQSIKKVGTSNPVIVLDEIDKIGTGTHGDPSSALLEVLDPEQNNSFYDNFLELGYDLSKVMFIATANSLSTVQRPLLDRMEIIQIAGYTLEEKVEIAKRHLIKKQQEENGLDSKSFKLGNAELKHIIDAHTSESGVRRLEKQIASIARWVALQTAMEKEYNPKISVEKVDEILGVPRPRSLAEIADVPGVVTGLAWTEVGGDILFIESILSEGKGNLTMTGNLGNVMKESATIALEYIKAKHDKLGISAEDIQKNNIHVHVPEGATPKDGPSAGIAMLTSIVSSFKNQKVKPHLAMTGEITLRGKVLPVGGIKEKLLAAARAGIKEIILCEANRKDVEEIKKDYLKDLKINYVKTMSEVVDLALT, encoded by the coding sequence ATGACAGACTTTGAAGAAATGAAATTTGATGAAATTTTAGAAGACGGCTTCAGCATCGTAACTGAAGAAATTAATATAGCAGATATCGTTACCACCGCAGAAGAAGAAAACCAGCAAGTTTTTCCCATTTTGCCGGTGCGCAATATGGTGATGTTTCCGAAGGTGATAATTCCCATAACCGCAGGCCGCGAAATGTCGATAAAGCTTTTAGAAGAAGCCCAGAAAAATAATCAGCTGATTGGGATTCTAAGCCAGAATAATTCCGGCATCGAAAATCCGGAAACTTCGGATTTGTATGAAATCGGGACTTTAGCAAAAATTATTAAAATTATTAAACTTCCGGAAGGAAATATTACCGCTATTACACGCGGTTTTCAGCGTTTTAAAGTAAAAAAATTCACTGCTAAAAAGCCATATTTTTTAGCGGAAATAGAAAAGCTGAAAGACGTTCCAACCAAAAAGAAAGAAGAGTACGAAGCTTTGCTTGAAAATATTAAAGCGCTTGCGCTGAAAATTATTGAGCTTGATCCTAACATACCAAATGCCGCGAATTTTGCCATAAGCAACATCACGGACAATGAAGATCTGTTAAATTTTATCTGCTGTAACGCCAATTTTTTGGCAAATCAAAAACAGAAACTTTTACAAGAAAAAAGCCTGCTGATTCGCGCCGAAAAATGCTACACGCTGATGCACGACGAATTCCGCAAGCTGGAACTGCGCAGCCAGATTCATCAAAAAACCTCGAAAGATCTCGATAAACAGCAGCGCGAATATTTTTTGAATCAGCAAATTCGCACCATTCAGGAAGAACTGGGTGGCGGACCGGAATCTGATGTTGAAGAATTATTGGATAAAGCCAAAAAAATAAAATGGAACGAGGAAGTTGAAGATCACTTCAAAAAAGAAACTAACCGTTTGCAGCGTCAAAATCCCAATTCTCCCGATTATAACGTTCAACGAAATTATTTGGATTTTTTCACCGATTTACCCTGGAACAATTATTCGAAAGACATTTTTGATATTGTTAAAGCCGAAAAAGTGCTTGACAAAGCGCATTACGGTTTAGAGGATATTAAGAAAAGAATTTTGGAACACATGGCTGTTTTGAAATTAAAAAACAATATGAAATCGCCGATTCTATGTTTGATAGGTCCTCCTGGTGTCGGAAAAACTTCACTCGGAAAATCCGTGGCGGATGCTTTAGGGCGAAAATATGTGCGTCTTTCGCTCGGTGGTCTTCATGATGAATCTGAAATCCGCGGTCACCGAAAAACCTACATCGGAGCGATGGCCGGCCGGATTTTACAGTCTATAAAAAAAGTCGGAACCTCCAACCCTGTAATCGTGCTGGATGAGATTGATAAAATCGGTACGGGAACGCACGGCGATCCAAGTTCGGCCTTGCTCGAAGTTTTGGATCCGGAACAAAACAATTCCTTCTACGATAACTTTTTGGAACTTGGTTATGATTTGTCCAAAGTCATGTTCATCGCCACAGCGAACTCTTTATCAACGGTGCAGCGGCCTCTTTTGGACCGTATGGAAATCATCCAGATTGCAGGTTATACTTTAGAAGAAAAAGTGGAAATTGCAAAACGCCATTTAATAAAAAAACAGCAGGAAGAAAATGGTTTGGACAGCAAATCTTTCAAACTGGGAAATGCGGAATTAAAGCATATCATCGACGCGCACACTTCCGAAAGTGGCGTGCGCCGTTTGGAAAAACAAATTGCTTCCATCGCACGTTGGGTGGCCCTGCAAACCGCGATGGAAAAAGAATATAATCCGAAAATTTCCGTGGAGAAAGTAGACGAAATTCTTGGAGTTCCGCGACCGCGAAGCTTGGCAGAAATCGCCGATGTTCCGGGCGTTGTTACAGGTTTAGCCTGGACTGAAGTCGGTGGCGACATCCTTTTCATCGAAAGTATTTTAAGCGAAGGCAAAGGAAATCTCACCATGACCGGAAATCTCGGAAATGTGATGAAAGAGTCTGCAACCATTGCGCTGGAATATATCAAAGCAAAACACGACAAACTCGGCATTTCTGCGGAAGATATCCAGAAAAATAATATCCACGTTCACGTTCCCGAAGGTGCGACACCAAAAGACGGTCCGTCTGCGGGAATCGCGATGTTAACGTCCATTGTTTCAAGTTTTAAAAATCAAAAGGTAAAACCTCACCTTGCGATGACCGGTGAAATTACCTTGCGTGGAAAAGTTCTCCCAGTGGGCGGAATTAAAGAAAAGCTTTTAGCCGCAGCGCGCGCCGGAATTAAGGAAATCATCTTGTGTGAAGCGAACCGCAAAGATGTGGAGGAAATTAAAAAAGATTATCTGAAAGATTTAAAAATAAATTACGTGAAAACCATGAGCGAAGTCGTGGATTTAGCTTTAACGTAA